The genomic DNA AGGTTGTATATCGTTTTCATCATGTTTTGTTTTATATTGAGATTGTATGAAACTTCATTTAGAGTCGCTAAATATTTTTTAATTTCATCCTCTAGGACATTATTTTTTATAATGATGATGGTTTCTTTTTTGAAAATATCATCATTTCTAATTAATTCTTGGATTTTATTGTAAATTGTGCAAACTTTGTTTGTTTTATATATCTTATACATAAATTTATATAGTTTTGCTTTCTTTAATTAGTTTATTTCTTAAGTTTCTTAAGTTTTCGGTAATACTTACTTTATATATATGGGGATTTATTATCCTCTTATATGTGTGGTCAATTTGCTTAAGATCATTTTGAACTCTATGTCTTAGATGTTCTAGGCTTGTTTCTGATATTTGATTAATTTTATTAACTTCAAAGCTAGTATCCATTAAAAATTCGAAGTTTTCATATGTTTTTATTTCTTTGAACATATTTTCTTGTAAGGGGTGGTAAATTGTGAATTTTTTTTTAGAAGATAACATTTTCCTTATTTCTTCTTGTTCTTCTTCTAAAAAGATTAGGTCAAAAATCATTTGTTCATTAGAATATATTCTAGCAATTCCTTTCGTAGAGGGAAGTGTTGATTTTTCGATATTATTTGACATTTTCATTTTAGGTATAAATTCACCGTTTTGTTTAATTGATATCAATTTATACACTCCTGAGAGATTGGGGTCTCCTTTTGCGGTCACTAAATGAGTACCTACGCCCCAAAAATCAATGGGAGCATTAATTGAGTTTAGGTACATAATAATCTCTTCATCAAGTTCATTAGATACAATTATTTTGACTTCATGTAATCCATTTTCATTAAGTTCTCTTCTTACCTTTTTGCTTAAGTATTCAAGATCTCCACTATCAATTCTGACAGAGAAATTTTGGTTTTCCTTTGTCTTTAAGGATTTAAATACTTTGATTGCATTCTTAAGTCCACTATTAAGTGTGTCATAAGTGTCAATAAGCAGACTCACATTATTTGGATATGTTTTTGCATATTCCCAAAAAGCTTCTTCTTCACTTTTAAAACTCATTACCCAGCTGTGAGCCATTGTACCAGTAACAGGAATGTTATATTTATATCCTGCAAGAACATTGCTTGTAAAATTAGCACCTCCTATGTAGGCGGCTTTACTTGCTGAGAGGGCGCCATTAATTCCTTGAGCTCGTCTAAGGCCAAATTCAGCTAAAGTTTGAGCGCCGGCTTCTTTAATCCTTGCTGTTTTAGTTGCAATGAGGCTTTCAAAATTTATGATGTTTAAAATAAGTCCTTCTATTAGTAAAAGTTCGATTAAGTTTCCTTCAACAATTAGTATGGGTTCATAAGGAAAAACAATTCTTCCTTCTTTTATTGAGGTTATTTTTATGTTTAGCTTAAGTGTTTTTAAGTATTTTAAAAATTGCTTATCAAAGTGCTTTAGTGTTTCTAAGTATTCAATTTCTTCTTCTTTAAAGTGAAGTTCTTTTAGAATGTTAACTAATGTTTGCATTCCTGCTAGAATTATGTATCCATTTTTAAATGGAGTTTTTCTGAAAAACATTTCGAATTTTGCTTTTGGATTGATGTTTTTTACAAAATAAGCATTCATCATTGAAAGTTCATAAAAATCTGTAAATAAGGACATGTTATTCATTTTCTAAATTATACACCATGCCAATATTTGCATTCTAATTTATAGATTTCCTTGTTAAATATGCTCTTAAATTGGATTTAAATAAGAGAGAATGTTCTTGTGAAGAGTATTTCATAGTTTTTGGCTTAGTAATAATAGTATAATTTGTTTATTGGAGATATTTTGTGATGGAAAAGAATGTATCTGATTTTGATATTGTAATATTTGGGGTTACAGGGAATTTATCAAGAAGGAAACTTATTCCTTCTCTTTTTAGTTTATATAAAGATGGTTATATTAGCAATTTTAGGGTTATTGGATTTTCACGTAGAGAATTTACTGATGAGGAATTGAGACTTTATATTAAAGATTCTTTGTGGCAAGAAGAGGAAACAGCTTTAGTAGATAATTTTTTGAAGTTTTTTGTTTATTTGGCAGGAGATTTTAAAGAAAAGGAAGCTTATTCTAGATTGTTTAATCTTTTGGGAAAAACAAGAGAGAGAGTGTATTATCTCTCTACTGCTCCTGAGTTTTATGGGGCAATAATTGAAAATTTAAAGCCATATTCATTAATGGATGCTAGTTCATATTCTAAAATCGTTCTTGAAAAGCCTTTTGGTAACAGTCTTGATACGGCTAGGTGTTTAAACTCACTTCTTTACTCTGTTTTTAAAGAAGATCAAATCTATAGAATAGACCATTATTTGGGCAAAGAAACGGTGCAAAATATTTTTACATTTAGATTTGGAAATTCTATTTTTGAGAATATTTGGAATAATCGTTATGTGGATTTTGTTCAGATAACAGTGGCTGAGGAAGTAGGTATTGATGGTAGATTTGAGTATTATGACTCTGTAGGTGCCTTAAAAGATATGTTCCAAAATCACATTTTGCAACTTTTAAGTCTTGTTGCAATGGAATCACCTATTGGATTTAATTCGGACTTTATTCATGATGAGAAGGTTAAGGTTTTAAAGAGCTTGAAGAAATTCAATAAAGAGGAAATAGAAAATCATATTATTAAAGGACAATATGTGAGTTCTCGAGTACAAGGTTTTTTGAAAAAAGGATATAGAGAAGAGGCGGAATTTTTAAAGACTTCAAATACTGAAACTTATTTGGCAATGAAAGTGTTTATTAATAACTGGCGTTGGTCTGGTATTCCATTTTATATTAGAACGGGAAAAGCCCTTGTAAGGAAATTTTCAGAAATATATATTCAGTTTAAAAAGCCCGATTTCACTCTTTTTAATACTACGTTAAATAATATGTCAAATGCTTTGATTTTTAGAATCCAACCAAGAGATGGAATTGAAATTAAGTTTAATACTAAGCGACCAGGATATAATTATGAGATGCAGGAAGCCAATATGGAATTTTCTTATCATTCTTCATTTAGTAAATTTTTTGGAGAATCTTATGAGCGTTTGCTTCTTGATGCTTTTTTAGGAGATAGAACCTTGTATGCTCGTAATGATGAGATTGATAGTTCTTGGGAATTTGTATCAGACATTCTTAATAAGTGGGGAAATGTTAAAAATTGGGATTATTTTTATGGGTCCGAGGGACCACTTCAGGCAAATATGATTTTAGAAAAGGGTCATTTTTGGCGCAGCATGTAAATATTAAATTTAAATACTTAATGTAAAAATAAAAGTAAGCTTAAAATAATAATTCTACTATAATTTTGTTCCTTTGTATTGAATCAAAATTTATTATTTTTAATAAATACTAAAATATTGATTTATTTGTGATAGAATTACAAGAATATATTTATTTGATTATCAGTAATTAATGTATTTTAATATACTCTTTTGTATTTAAGGGGATGTTTGTATGAAGAATGTTGACATTAAGGTTAAACCGAATTTTTTAGGGCTCTTGCCTTTTATTGTTTTTGTTGTAATTTATCTAGGAACTGGAGTTTATTTAGAATTTATGGGTGTAGAAATGGCTTTTTATCAGCTTCCTGCAAGTGTTGCAATGTTTATTGCATCTATTACGGGATTTTTGGGTTTTAAGGGGAAATTTGAAGATAAAATTCATAGTTTTGTTGAAGGTGCTTCTCAATATGACATTATTTTAATGTGTCTTATTTTTTTATTGGCAGGAGCTTTTTCTACTCTTTGTAAAGAAATAGGCAGTGTTGAGGCGGTTGCTAATATTGGACTTAAGTATATAGGTTCTAGGTGGATTGTTTCAGGGATATTTTTAGTTACTTGTTTTATTTCCTTTTCGGCAGGAACTTCTGTTGGAGCAATTGTAGCTATTGCGCCAATTGCTTTTGAGGTTGCAAGTAAGAGCAGTGTTAATTTAAATTTAATGGCCGCTGCTGTTATGTGTGGTGCTGTATTTGGAGATAATCTTTCCTTAATATCAGATACGACTATTGTTTCAAGTCGTACTCAGGGGAGTAACATTGTAGATGTTTTTAAGGCTAGTTCTGTTTATGCTTTCCCATCAGCTATACTTACTTTTTTTGGTTTTTATTTTCTTTCAAGTGATTTATCTAATGTTGAATCTTTGATTAGTAGTTCAGTAGATTTAGTTAAAGTAGTGCCTTATCTTCTTATTATTGTTTTATCCCTGTTAGGTTTAAATGTTTTTTTTGTTTTATTTATAGGTATTGTTTTTGTAAGTGTTATTAGTATTTTTTATGAAAATTTGCAGTTTTTGTATGTGATGAAAAAAATTAGTGAGGGATTTCTAGGCATGGGTGACTTAATTTTTCTCTCAATACTTACAGGTGGAGTTTCTTTTATTGTAATTAAAAATGGAGGATTTAAGTGGATTTTAGTTAAGCTTAAGACTTTAATACGAGGCAGACGTTCTGCAGAGTTTGCAATTGCATCACTTGCTTCTGTTGTTGATATTTTTCTAGCTAATAATACGATAGCTATTCTTATTTGTGGCAGAGTTGCAAAAGAAATATCTGTTAAGAATAAAATACCCTCCTATAGAAGTTCTTCTCTTTTGGATATGTTTTCTTGTATTTTTCAGGGCTTTATTCCATATGGTGCTCAAATGATTATTTTAATAGGATTTTTTGATGGGCTTATTTCTCCCTTAGGTGTTATATCATTTTTAATTTATCAGCTATTTTTGCTACTTTTTGTTATTTTATCTATGGTTGGTCTTGATATTAAAAGGTTTTCTTGGTCTTTTTCTAAGAATTGAATTTATTTAAGTAATGTAGGAGGTTTAAAAATGGATACTACTAGTTGTATAAAACCAAATTTTTTAGGACTTGTTCCCTTTCTTGTTTTTATTGTTATCTATATTGGAACGGGAGTAGTTTTAGAAATTCAAGGTGTTAAGATGGCTTTTTATCAGATGCCGCCAGTAGTTGCTATGTTGTTAGGTGTTGTTGTAGCGTTTCTTTTATTTAAGGGTTCATTTACAGATAAGATAAATGAATTTATTAAAGGATGTTCACAGTTTGATATTATATTTATTTCTTTAATATTTATGATTTCAGGTGCTTTTTCTTCTGTTTGTAAGGAGATAGGTAGTATTGAAACTGTAGCCAATATTGGACTTAAATATATACCTTCTAATTTATTGGTAGCAGGTATATTTTTAATATGCCTTTTTCTTTCTACTTCAACTGGTAGTTTTATGGGTACTGTTGTAGCTATTACTCCGATCGGACTTGAAATAGCAAATAAAAGTGGAATTCCATTGCCAATGGTTGCAGGTGCTGTGCTTGGAGGAGGTGCTTTTGGTGATAGTATGTCTTTAATATCAGATACAACTATTATTGCAAGTCGTACTCAGGGAGTTAAGATTAGAGATGTTTTTAAAAGTGGAGCCTATTTTACAATTCCTGCTGCTGTTTTAGCAACAATAGCTTTTGCTGTTGTAGGTTCATCTGTTGAAAATATTGATGTTGTAGGTGAGCTTGGTGAGATTAGTTATTTAAAGGTTCTTCCTTATCTTTTTGTTATGACTTTTGCGTTCTTAGGTGTAGATGTATTTTTAGTTTTATTTCTTGGAATATTGATTGCAGGTAGTATTGGTATTTTTTATGGTAATTTGACCTTGCTTTCAATGGCTAAAAATATTAATGAGGGCCTTTTGGATTTGAGCGATATGCTTATTCTTGTTATTTTTACAGGGGGAGTTTCTTACATGACTATTAGACATGGAGGCTTTGAGTGGGTTTTAAATAAGTTAAAGCGATTAGCTAGGTGCAAAAGGAGTGCTGAATTTACAGTTACTTTTCTAATAATTATGGTAACAGGATTTCTTGCAAATAGTGGTCTTGCTATTTTAGTTAATGGAGCTGTTACTAAGGGTATATCTGAGGACAATGCAGTGTGTCCTAAACGATGTGCGGCCTTGCTTTCGGTTTCTTCTTGTGCTTTCATTGGTGCTTTACCGTATGGCATGCACATGATAAGTGTAATAAATCTTGCAAAAGGGACTATATCTCCAATTGATATCATTTCATTTTTGTTTTATCAAGCATTTTTGGGCATTATTATTATTTTATCTATAGCTGGATTTGGTTTAAAGAATCATATTTTGCGTTTTGCTAGAACTTAAGAAACAACCCTTAAAAGGTTGTTTCTCTTTAATTGGTATTTATGAAGCTAATTCTACGTATATTTTCAGTTGTTCTTCTTTTACTTTTCTAGGTACTTGTTTAAATACCTCTAATTTTGAAAAATCTTTTGGAAGAAATTTTTCTTCCAAGTATAGGTTTATTTCAGGGTTACTTTTTGCTTCTTCTTTTAAACGACTCAATACATTTTTGTTTGGCGAATTATATCTTGTCTCTTGAAAGTTTGCATAAGATGCTTCATTTTCATAAAGAAAGTTAATAAATTTATAAGCAAGTTCTTTATGAGGAGCATCTGATGGAATTGCCATTACGTCAATCCAAAGATTTGTGTCCTCAGGAGCATAAAAGTCTAGATTTGAGCCTTTTATTATTGCATCTTGTGCTTCTCCACTCCATGTTAGTTGAATAGATGCTTCACCATTGAGTATGAGTGATTTTGCAGCAATATCTGAGAAATAGCCTACTAATAAGGGATTTTGTTTTTTTAACATCTCTCCAGCTTCTTTTATTTTAGATATGTCATGTTCATTAAAGGAATAACCAAGTTGTTTAAGAGCAACTCCAATGTTTTCTTTTGGGGAGTCTAACATTGCAATTTCTTTGCTATATTTTTCATTAAATAATATATCAAATCCATTCATGTCTTTTATATCAACTTTTGTTTTGTTGTAAAGTATTCCCATTACTCCCCAAAATATAGGTATAGAATAAGTATTGCCAGGGTCATATTCTAAGTTTGTAAATTCTTCTAATAGATTATCTCTTACATTTGGCAATTTTGAGTGATCTATTTTTTCAATTCTATTTTCACTTGCTAATTCACCAATCAAGTATTCTGAGGGTACTATTATGTCATAATAACCTTTTGTATTGTTAAATTTAGCCATCATTTCTTCATTATTATTAAAAATTTCATAATTTATTTTTATATCATTTTCTCTTTCAAATTGAGCCAATAAGTCTTCATCAATATATTCTGCCCAATTGAGAATATTAAGAGTATCTTTTTCCTCTCCAGAAGAACAAGATAGAATTATTAAGATTAGTATTGCTAATATCTTTTTCAAAATTAAACTCCTTTTATCTAAATTTCTGTGTCTGTTGTTAATTTTTTAATTCCTACAAATTTATTAATGATGAATAAAAGAATAAGTATTACAAAGAATAGCATAGAAGAAATTGCATTTATGATAGGTTTTATTCCTCTTTTTGTTAAGGAATTTATAAGTATTGATAAATTGTTAAAGCCTTGTCCTGTTGTAAAAAAAGATATTAGAAAATCATCAACGGATAATGTAAATGCAATAAGCCCACCTGTTGCCACGCTTCCAATTATTTCTGGAAATATTATGTTTTTAAATATTTGACTCTCTGATGCGCCAAGGTCACGGGCTGCATCAATAATATTTTCCGGAAGTGAATATAGCTTGGGTAGAATGGTTATTACTATGTAGGGTGTTGAAAACATGATGTGTGACATTAACATTGTAGAGAACCCTAGTTGTATTTTTATAGCTGAATAAAATGTCATCAAACTAATGCCTGTTACAATGTCAGGGTTAATTATTGGTATTTTGTTGATTGATAACAAAATTGTTTTGATTCTTTTATTTTTAGTTTTATAAATGCCATAAGCTCCCAAAACACCAATTACAACAGATATTAAAGATGATATTATTGCTACGGTTAGAGTATTATATATTACGGTTTTTATTTGCTGTGATGCAAAAACTTCTTTGTACCATTTTAAGCTAAATCCTTGCCAAAAAAAACCATGATCGCCTGCGTTGAAAGAGTAAATTACTAGAATTATTATGGGTGCATAGATGAATCCAAATGTAAAGAATAAAAAAGTGTTTTTTAGTATATTTAGCATATTGATACCCTTATTCCACATTGTTTTTTTGCATTAGTTTAAGTATTGTGAGATTAAATATTAATATTACTATCATTACAATAAATGAAATAGCAGCTCCAGTATGCCAGTCTTCTACAAATAAGAATTGTTTTTCGATTAAATTTCCAATTAAAATTTGCTTAGAGCCACCTAATAAATCTGAGATAATAAATACTGTAATTGAGGGAATAAATACCATGATTATTCCTGTAGCAAGATAAGATAATGTTAATGGTATCTTTATGTAGAGCAAAATTTGCCACATTTTTGCTCCAAGATCTTTTGCGCCTTCAATGTATTCAGGTTTGATTTTTAAAAGTCCTGTATATATTGGCAAGACCATAAAGGGCAGAAAATTGTATACCATCCCGATTATTACAGCTTGCTCATTGTAGATTAAATCTATATTGCCTAGTCCCATTACTTCGAGCAAGTTATTAATAATTCCATTTTTTCCTAATATTCTTATCCAAGCGTAAGTTCTAAGTAGGGTATTAATCCACATAGGAAGTATTATCATTATTATGAGTATATTCTGAGTGCTTTTTTTTGATATTGATATAAACCATGCTGTAGGGTATCCAATTAGAATACAAAAAATGGTTGCAATTAATGCAAGCTTAGTACTTCTTGAGAAAATTCTTAGGTAGCTTGGTTCTAGCAGTCTGTTGAAATTTGCAAATGTAAGTTCATTATTCTCATTAAGGAATCCAAGGGTTATTATTATTAGAAGTGGGATTATAATGAATATGGATAAGAATAGAGTATATAAAATTAATGTTATTCTATTCATCATTATTGTTTTTTACCCATTACATGAATGTCATTAGGCTCTAAGAATATATCAACCTCTTCACCGACATTTGTAAGCTTTGTGCTTTGAATTAACCAGTTAGATTTTTCAATTTCTAGTGTCATTTCGTAATGTACACCCTGAAATATTGCTGAGGTTATAATTCCACTTAAATGTCCTTTGCCCTTGGGTAGTATCTTTACATCTTCTGGTCGTATTACAAGATCAACAGGTTCTTTATTATAAAATCCCTTGTCAAGGCATTCAAAATCTTTGCCAAACATATTAACAACAAATTCTTTCTCGTATGTTCCGTCAAAAATATTACTTTCTCCAATAAAATCAGCTACAAATTTTGTATTGGGTTCGTTATAAATTTCCTCAGGAGTTCCAATTTGAAGAATTACTCCCTCATTCATTACAACTATCCTATCGCTCAT from Borrelia turcica IST7 includes the following:
- a CDS encoding nicotinate phosphoribosyltransferase is translated as MNNMSLFTDFYELSMMNAYFVKNINPKAKFEMFFRKTPFKNGYIILAGMQTLVNILKELHFKEEEIEYLETLKHFDKQFLKYLKTLKLNIKITSIKEGRIVFPYEPILIVEGNLIELLLIEGLILNIINFESLIATKTARIKEAGAQTLAEFGLRRAQGINGALSASKAAYIGGANFTSNVLAGYKYNIPVTGTMAHSWVMSFKSEEEAFWEYAKTYPNNVSLLIDTYDTLNSGLKNAIKVFKSLKTKENQNFSVRIDSGDLEYLSKKVRRELNENGLHEVKIIVSNELDEEIIMYLNSINAPIDFWGVGTHLVTAKGDPNLSGVYKLISIKQNGEFIPKMKMSNNIEKSTLPSTKGIARIYSNEQMIFDLIFLEEEQEEIRKMLSSKKKFTIYHPLQENMFKEIKTYENFEFLMDTSFEVNKINQISETSLEHLRHRVQNDLKQIDHTYKRIINPHIYKVSITENLRNLRNKLIKESKTI
- the zwf gene encoding glucose-6-phosphate dehydrogenase, with amino-acid sequence MMEKNVSDFDIVIFGVTGNLSRRKLIPSLFSLYKDGYISNFRVIGFSRREFTDEELRLYIKDSLWQEEETALVDNFLKFFVYLAGDFKEKEAYSRLFNLLGKTRERVYYLSTAPEFYGAIIENLKPYSLMDASSYSKIVLEKPFGNSLDTARCLNSLLYSVFKEDQIYRIDHYLGKETVQNIFTFRFGNSIFENIWNNRYVDFVQITVAEEVGIDGRFEYYDSVGALKDMFQNHILQLLSLVAMESPIGFNSDFIHDEKVKVLKSLKKFNKEEIENHIIKGQYVSSRVQGFLKKGYREEAEFLKTSNTETYLAMKVFINNWRWSGIPFYIRTGKALVRKFSEIYIQFKKPDFTLFNTTLNNMSNALIFRIQPRDGIEIKFNTKRPGYNYEMQEANMEFSYHSSFSKFFGESYERLLLDAFLGDRTLYARNDEIDSSWEFVSDILNKWGNVKNWDYFYGSEGPLQANMILEKGHFWRSM
- a CDS encoding Na+/H+ antiporter NhaC family protein → MKNVDIKVKPNFLGLLPFIVFVVIYLGTGVYLEFMGVEMAFYQLPASVAMFIASITGFLGFKGKFEDKIHSFVEGASQYDIILMCLIFLLAGAFSTLCKEIGSVEAVANIGLKYIGSRWIVSGIFLVTCFISFSAGTSVGAIVAIAPIAFEVASKSSVNLNLMAAAVMCGAVFGDNLSLISDTTIVSSRTQGSNIVDVFKASSVYAFPSAILTFFGFYFLSSDLSNVESLISSSVDLVKVVPYLLIIVLSLLGLNVFFVLFIGIVFVSVISIFYENLQFLYVMKKISEGFLGMGDLIFLSILTGGVSFIVIKNGGFKWILVKLKTLIRGRRSAEFAIASLASVVDIFLANNTIAILICGRVAKEISVKNKIPSYRSSSLLDMFSCIFQGFIPYGAQMIILIGFFDGLISPLGVISFLIYQLFLLLFVILSMVGLDIKRFSWSFSKN
- a CDS encoding Na+/H+ antiporter NhaC family protein produces the protein MDTTSCIKPNFLGLVPFLVFIVIYIGTGVVLEIQGVKMAFYQMPPVVAMLLGVVVAFLLFKGSFTDKINEFIKGCSQFDIIFISLIFMISGAFSSVCKEIGSIETVANIGLKYIPSNLLVAGIFLICLFLSTSTGSFMGTVVAITPIGLEIANKSGIPLPMVAGAVLGGGAFGDSMSLISDTTIIASRTQGVKIRDVFKSGAYFTIPAAVLATIAFAVVGSSVENIDVVGELGEISYLKVLPYLFVMTFAFLGVDVFLVLFLGILIAGSIGIFYGNLTLLSMAKNINEGLLDLSDMLILVIFTGGVSYMTIRHGGFEWVLNKLKRLARCKRSAEFTVTFLIIMVTGFLANSGLAILVNGAVTKGISEDNAVCPKRCAALLSVSSCAFIGALPYGMHMISVINLAKGTISPIDIISFLFYQAFLGIIIILSIAGFGLKNHILRFART
- a CDS encoding ABC transporter substrate-binding protein, which gives rise to MLAILILIILSCSSGEEKDTLNILNWAEYIDEDLLAQFERENDIKINYEIFNNNEEMMAKFNNTKGYYDIIVPSEYLIGELASENRIEKIDHSKLPNVRDNLLEEFTNLEYDPGNTYSIPIFWGVMGILYNKTKVDIKDMNGFDILFNEKYSKEIAMLDSPKENIGVALKQLGYSFNEHDISKIKEAGEMLKKQNPLLVGYFSDIAAKSLILNGEASIQLTWSGEAQDAIIKGSNLDFYAPEDTNLWIDVMAIPSDAPHKELAYKFINFLYENEASYANFQETRYNSPNKNVLSRLKEEAKSNPEINLYLEEKFLPKDFSKLEVFKQVPRKVKEEQLKIYVELAS
- a CDS encoding ABC transporter permease gives rise to the protein MLNILKNTFLFFTFGFIYAPIIILVIYSFNAGDHGFFWQGFSLKWYKEVFASQQIKTVIYNTLTVAIISSLISVVIGVLGAYGIYKTKNKRIKTILLSINKIPIINPDIVTGISLMTFYSAIKIQLGFSTMLMSHIMFSTPYIVITILPKLYSLPENIIDAARDLGASESQIFKNIIFPEIIGSVATGGLIAFTLSVDDFLISFFTTGQGFNNLSILINSLTKRGIKPIINAISSMLFFVILILLFIINKFVGIKKLTTDTEI
- a CDS encoding ABC transporter permease, with the translated sequence MNRITLILYTLFLSIFIIIPLLIIITLGFLNENNELTFANFNRLLEPSYLRIFSRSTKLALIATIFCILIGYPTAWFISISKKSTQNILIIMIILPMWINTLLRTYAWIRILGKNGIINNLLEVMGLGNIDLIYNEQAVIIGMVYNFLPFMVLPIYTGLLKIKPEYIEGAKDLGAKMWQILLYIKIPLTLSYLATGIIMVFIPSITVFIISDLLGGSKQILIGNLIEKQFLFVEDWHTGAAISFIVMIVILIFNLTILKLMQKNNVE